A stretch of the Xiphias gladius isolate SHS-SW01 ecotype Sanya breed wild chromosome 19, ASM1685928v1, whole genome shotgun sequence genome encodes the following:
- the tmem167a gene encoding protein kish-A yields the protein MSAIFNFQSLLTVILLLICTCAYIRAMAPSLLDKNKTGLLGIFWKCARIGERKSPWVACCCVIMAFSILFLQ from the exons ATG TCGGCCATTTTCAACTTCCAGTCGCTGCTAACAGTGATCCTCCTCCTGATCTGTACCTGTGCCTACATCAGAGCGATGGCTCCCAGCTTGCTAGACAAGAACAAGACCGG gCTTTTAGGAATTTTCTGGAAGTGTGCCAGAATAG GTGAGCGGAAGAGCCCCTGGGTGGCTTGCTGCTGTGTCATCATGGCTTTTAGTATACTGTTTCTACAGTAG